A segment of the Armatimonadota bacterium genome:
CGGGGTTTCCGGATGCTTTTGCTGCGCTAGGGCAGAAAGCGATTGGTCCAATTCCATGGATAGGGTATATTCCACTGCCTGTGTTTATTGCTCTTATATTAGTAATGCTTGGCGTACTCTTGCTCAGAAGGACAGCGCTAGGAAGAGGAATATATGCGGTTGGTGCAAGCGAGGAGGCGTCGAGACTTTCTGGAATAAACGTTTTTAGAATAAAGTTATTCGCCTACTCATTTACCGGTTTGCTGTGTGGATTGGGAGGCGTAATGATGGCTGCAAGGCTGGTATCCTCAGTGCCCGACGCCGGTGCCAATTTTGAATTTGAGGCAATCACCGCAGTTGTAATGGGAGGAAGTAGCCTCAGAGGTGGCGAAGGAAACATAACAGGTACAATAATAGGTGTTGGGGTAATGGCAATCTTAAGAAATGGCTTGAATCTTATAGGAGTCCCGGATATTTGGCAGGGATTATTTCTTGGTGTAGTTCTAATACTAGCTGTTCTAGCTGATAATCTAAGAAATGCATTGCGTGAAAGGCTGAAGTTGCAATTTTGAGAGGAGGAACAACCAACGTTGGACATGAAAATTAAGAATCGACTTTTTTGCTGGGTCGCATCAATACTGCTAACAGCAACAATAATTTTTTACGCAACAAGTTGTTCACAAAAACCCACTGCACCCATAAAACCGAAGAAACCGCAAGCGGCTAAACAAGAGACACGCAAGCGCAAGATTGTGTTCGTAATGAAGCTCGTTGGTATACCTTATACGAATGCTTGTGAGCGGGGAATGAAGAAAGCTGCGGAGGAACTTGGCATAGAGGCAAGTTTTCTTGGGCCTCCTGGAGCTGCTGACATAATAAAACAAATTAATATCATTGAAGATCAAATCTCAGCTGGCGTGGATGCAATTGTAGTGTCACCTAATGATGACAAAGCGATAATTCCTGTTATTGAAAAAGCTACAAAAATGGGAATCAAGGTGTTTACTTGGGATTCAGACGCACCCGCGAGCAAGCGCATTTTTTATGTTGCAGCAGCCGACGATGTTGGCATCGGGCGCGATATTATAGATCGAATTGCAAAAGACATTGGCGGGAAGGGTAAAGTTGCCATAATGTCTGGCGGTCCAAATGCGCTCAACCTAAATTTGCATATCAAAGGTGTCGAAGAGGGTGCAAAAAAGTACCCAGGTATTAAAATTGTTACACCCTATTTATACAATAATGACGACCAACAGCAAGCTATTACAGCAGCGGTAACCATGCTCCAACGGCATCCAGATCTTGCCGCATTTGCATGTGTGAATTCCCCTGGTGTGCCCGGTGTGGCACGTGCGCTTATCCAAACCGGAAAGGAAGGTAAGGTTAAAGTATGGGGGCTTTCTTTGCCAAGCGAGAATCGCGATTACATTAAGAAGGGCATTGTTAATGGTTTGATACTTTGGGACCCTGCAAAGCTCACATATCTCGCTACTAAGCTTGTCAACGACTATCTAGACGGA
Coding sequences within it:
- a CDS encoding autoinducer 2 ABC transporter substrate-binding protein, whose product is MKIKNRLFCWVASILLTATIIFYATSCSQKPTAPIKPKKPQAAKQETRKRKIVFVMKLVGIPYTNACERGMKKAAEELGIEASFLGPPGAADIIKQINIIEDQISAGVDAIVVSPNDDKAIIPVIEKATKMGIKVFTWDSDAPASKRIFYVAAADDVGIGRDIIDRIAKDIGGKGKVAIMSGGPNALNLNLHIKGVEEGAKKYPGIKIVTPYLYNNDDQQQAITAAVTMLQRHPDLAAFACVNSPGVPGVARALIQTGKEGKVKVWGLSLPSENRDYIKKGIVNGLILWDPAKLTYLATKLVNDYLDGKKPVDGMTVPGIGKLKVSKDGVIIMPGVVITKENVDQFDF
- a CDS encoding ABC transporter permease; this translates as MSSILRSKELAVFILFVVVFAFFTMQTERFAAPDNLFNVARQYSELAVVSVGLTMVIITGGIDISVGSVVGLSSVLVGVLSSILGLNIWVSCVIAVFAGLGCGLINGLFITKAKLQPIVVTLAMMSAARGLAYVLTRGSSISGFPDAFAALGQKAIGPIPWIGYIPLPVFIALILVMLGVLLLRRTALGRGIYAVGASEEASRLSGINVFRIKLFAYSFTGLLCGLGGVMMAARLVSSVPDAGANFEFEAITAVVMGGSSLRGGEGNITGTIIGVGVMAILRNGLNLIGVPDIWQGLFLGVVLILAVLADNLRNALRERLKLQF